A genomic window from Vagococcus sp. CY52-2 includes:
- a CDS encoding polyprenyl synthetase family protein, translating into MIVHPLWEMYPAVQKDLIETKRVMEKSVKIRNKEITATLQLFFGAGGKLLRPAYFLLFSKFGTIESDKKRYRMAASLEILHVATLIHDDIIDDSPVRRSMPSVQALYGKDIAVYTGDFLFTVYFHLLTNATSDLKTIALNAQSMKRILVGELDQMNLRYNTDITVKQYFQHIKGKTAQLFEFSCYEGAHYAHASKIIQLQAKRIGYNIGMAFQIMDDILDYKSTEEDMQKPVFEDMKNGYYTLPLILAMNENRAAFLPYLEKKTELSNQEMKEVQQLIEKYKGIEKAEMIAERFTNKALTSIKKLPDIAEKDILYHVTEVLLDRNN; encoded by the coding sequence ATGATTGTTCATCCATTGTGGGAAATGTATCCTGCTGTCCAAAAAGATTTGATTGAAACAAAGCGTGTCATGGAAAAATCAGTAAAAATCAGAAACAAAGAGATTACTGCAACACTGCAATTATTTTTTGGTGCTGGTGGCAAATTATTACGCCCAGCATATTTTTTATTGTTTTCAAAATTTGGCACAATAGAATCAGATAAAAAACGTTATCGTATGGCAGCCTCATTAGAAATACTCCATGTTGCAACGCTTATTCATGATGATATTATTGACGATTCTCCGGTTCGTCGCTCAATGCCATCTGTTCAGGCATTATATGGTAAAGATATTGCTGTTTATACAGGAGATTTTTTATTTACAGTGTATTTTCATTTATTGACTAATGCGACAAGTGATTTAAAAACTATCGCGTTAAATGCCCAAAGTATGAAACGTATTTTAGTTGGAGAGTTAGATCAAATGAATTTACGCTATAATACAGATATTACAGTGAAACAATATTTCCAACATATTAAAGGTAAAACAGCTCAGTTATTTGAATTTTCTTGCTATGAAGGAGCGCATTATGCTCATGCTTCTAAGATAATTCAATTACAGGCTAAACGAATTGGATATAATATTGGAATGGCATTTCAGATTATGGATGATATTCTTGATTATAAATCGACAGAAGAAGACATGCAGAAACCTGTTTTTGAAGATATGAAAAATGGTTATTATACACTGCCACTTATTTTAGCAATGAATGAAAATCGTGCAGCATTTTTACCTTATCTAGAGAAAAAGACAGAGTTGTCTAATCAAGAGATGAAAGAAGTACAGCAACTAATCGAAAAATATAAAGGCATAGAAAAAGCTGAGATGATTGCAGAGCGATTCACTAATAAAGCCCTAACAAGCATAAAAAAATTACCAGATATTGCAGAAAAAGATATTTTGTATCATGTAACAGAAGTACTTTTAGATAGAAATAATTAA
- the lrgB gene encoding antiholin-like protein LrgB, with protein MTPYIGIVISFVAFGIGTFLFKKTNGFFLFTPLFVAMILGVIILKATGINYEQYNQGGTVISFFLEPATIAFAIPLYKKRELLQKYWVEIVAAITIGSAVSVTSIVAVGKLIRMHPQMMVSLLPQAATTAIAVPISESMNGIVSLTAFAVIFNAVIIYATGKMALKFFHINNPIAKGLALGSAGHALGVSVGIELGETEAAMASISMILVGVITVIVVPLSASLLQLT; from the coding sequence ATGACCCCATATATCGGTATTGTTATTTCATTCGTTGCTTTTGGAATTGGAACATTCTTATTCAAAAAAACAAATGGCTTTTTCTTATTCACCCCATTATTTGTTGCCATGATTTTAGGTGTCATCATATTAAAAGCAACTGGTATCAACTACGAACAATATAATCAAGGTGGAACAGTCATCAGTTTCTTCTTAGAACCTGCAACCATTGCTTTTGCTATTCCTCTATACAAAAAAAGAGAGTTGTTACAAAAATATTGGGTGGAAATAGTGGCTGCGATTACAATAGGATCAGCTGTATCTGTCACAAGCATTGTTGCTGTTGGAAAATTAATTCGTATGCATCCACAAATGATGGTCTCTCTCCTGCCACAAGCAGCAACAACAGCTATTGCCGTTCCAATTTCTGAATCAATGAATGGGATTGTGTCTTTAACCGCTTTTGCCGTTATCTTTAATGCCGTAATTATTTACGCCACTGGTAAGATGGCCTTAAAGTTCTTTCATATCAACAACCCTATTGCTAAAGGATTAGCTCTTGGATCTGCTGGACATGCACTAGGTGTGTCAGTTGGGATTGAACTAGGTGAAACAGAAGCAGCTATGGCAAGTATTTCTATGATTTTAGTGGGAGTCATTACTGTTATCGTGGTTCCTCTTTCCGCCAGTTTATTACAACTAACTTAA
- the lrgA gene encoding antiholin-like murein hydrolase modulator LrgA: MEKKVYSFLHQAFIFAAIMLISKGIAFILPIPMPASVIGLILLFVALSTNIVKLEQVESLGTSLTGIISFLFVPSGISLYNSLDILKVYGVPILAVIFIATFVILAITGWSTSYLLGVKEKSGSKERKLAFLKKQQLEEVQR; the protein is encoded by the coding sequence ATGGAAAAAAAAGTTTATTCATTCTTACACCAAGCCTTTATTTTTGCAGCCATTATGCTTATCTCTAAAGGAATTGCCTTCATCTTACCTATCCCTATGCCTGCATCTGTTATTGGGTTAATCCTTTTATTTGTTGCATTAAGTACTAATATTGTAAAACTAGAACAAGTTGAAAGTCTAGGAACAAGTTTAACTGGTATTATTTCTTTCCTATTTGTTCCTTCTGGTATCTCTTTATACAACTCATTAGACATCTTAAAAGTTTACGGTGTGCCAATTTTAGCAGTCATTTTTATTGCAACCTTTGTCATTCTTGCTATTACAGGTTGGAGTACATCTTACCTATTAGGAGTTAAAGAAAAATCTGGCTCTAAAGAGAGAAAATTAGCCTTTCTTAAAAAACAACAATTAGAGGAGGTGCAAAGATAA
- a CDS encoding LytTR family DNA-binding domain-containing protein, whose amino-acid sequence MTHVLLVDDEPLAREELAYLVTQHPNISSTAEADSVEEAMEQIMDKKPDIIFLDIHLTDESGFDLATKLKKLKKPPYLIFATAYDDYALKAFKVNAMDYILKPFDETIVHEALDKAISIIKPSNTSPKKKTESIDAIPIQGEDRIFLIHPNDIYLVSVEDKELSVHTESETYQTSGSLSKIETRLPTDIFIKTHRSFMLNTTKIQEIQPWFNNTLQVTLDNGLKVPVSRSYVKPFKEMIGLS is encoded by the coding sequence ATGACACATGTCTTACTTGTTGATGATGAACCTCTTGCTCGCGAGGAACTCGCTTATTTAGTGACACAACATCCTAATATTTCATCCACTGCCGAAGCTGATTCTGTTGAAGAAGCAATGGAGCAAATAATGGATAAAAAACCAGATATTATTTTTTTAGATATTCATTTGACTGATGAAAGTGGGTTTGATTTAGCTACTAAATTAAAAAAATTAAAGAAACCTCCTTATCTGATTTTCGCTACTGCCTATGATGACTATGCGTTAAAAGCGTTTAAAGTCAATGCCATGGATTATATTTTAAAACCATTTGATGAGACTATTGTCCATGAGGCGCTTGATAAAGCCATTTCTATCATTAAACCTTCTAACACCTCTCCAAAAAAGAAAACAGAGTCAATTGACGCTATTCCTATACAAGGTGAGGACCGTATTTTCTTAATTCATCCAAACGATATTTACCTAGTTTCTGTTGAAGACAAAGAACTCAGCGTCCATACAGAAAGTGAAACCTATCAAACTAGCGGTAGTTTAAGTAAAATCGAAACACGATTACCAACAGATATTTTTATCAAAACGCATCGAAGTTTTATGTTAAATACAACAAAAATACAAGAAATTCAGCCATGGTTTAACAATACATTACAAGTTACACTAGATAATGGATTAAAGGTGCCTGTCAGCCGATCATACGTCAAACCATTCAAAGAAATGATTGGCTTATCTTAA
- a CDS encoding sensor histidine kinase, which translates to MIELFILMMERVGLMILLAFLLVNVPYFKKILLSRDKYQSKLQLAIIFSLFAIISNFTGIEIKDNQIVPSSILTNLHDNVSIANTRTLAIGVSGIVGGPFVGGMVGLIAGTHRFIQGSHYSLFYIPSSLLVGFLSGWLGKKLTKKGQFPTATQAAFIGAFMEVVQMLFIMLFSGGNLQQGINLVSFIAFPMIILNSTGTFIFLSILTTTLQQEEQAKAVQTHDVLELAAATLPYFREGLNEHSAQEVATIIQHYTKVSAISLTDTHRILAHYGAGSDHHIPELEVITELSKDVLKHGTLSIVHHKEQIGCSNPNCPLKAAIVIPLFVHKKIVGTLKMYFTDASQLTHVEEQLAKGLGTIFSTQIELGEAEVQSKLLKEAEIKSLQAQVNPHFFFNAINTISALMRKDSDKARTLLLQLSTYFRGNLQGARQTLIPLKQELAQVDAYLSLEQARFPNRYTVTFDVDDTLIHYLVPPYAVQILVENTIKHAFGSRKENNHAHVSIYKKQEKLIISVKDNGLGIPDERLTHLGKESVISEKGTGTALDNLSKRMTNLFGEQAEFNVQNNLDSGVIFTLTMPLIETNNSTTLS; encoded by the coding sequence ATGATAGAGCTATTTATCCTAATGATGGAGCGTGTGGGTTTAATGATTCTACTTGCTTTTTTATTAGTAAACGTCCCCTACTTTAAAAAAATACTATTAAGCCGGGATAAGTATCAATCAAAGTTACAGCTTGCAATCATTTTTAGTTTATTTGCCATTATTTCAAATTTTACCGGAATCGAAATCAAAGACAATCAAATTGTTCCCAGTAGTATTTTAACGAATTTGCACGATAATGTTTCCATAGCCAATACAAGAACATTGGCAATTGGTGTATCTGGTATTGTGGGTGGACCCTTTGTTGGGGGAATGGTCGGCTTGATTGCTGGAACACATCGATTCATCCAAGGAAGTCACTATAGTTTGTTTTATATCCCCTCTTCCCTTCTAGTTGGTTTTTTATCTGGTTGGCTTGGAAAAAAACTTACTAAAAAAGGACAATTTCCTACTGCGACTCAAGCTGCTTTTATTGGAGCTTTTATGGAAGTCGTTCAAATGTTATTTATTATGCTATTTAGTGGTGGAAATTTACAACAAGGGATAAACTTAGTAAGCTTTATTGCCTTTCCTATGATTATATTAAATAGTACGGGAACTTTTATATTCTTATCTATTTTAACCACTACCTTACAACAAGAAGAACAAGCCAAAGCCGTTCAAACACATGATGTATTAGAGTTGGCAGCTGCGACACTTCCTTACTTTAGAGAAGGTTTAAATGAACATTCAGCACAAGAAGTTGCAACTATTATTCAGCATTATACTAAGGTGAGTGCTATTAGCTTAACCGATACTCACCGAATACTTGCTCATTATGGTGCGGGCAGTGATCATCATATTCCTGAACTAGAAGTAATTACCGAATTATCAAAAGATGTATTAAAACATGGTACCCTCTCCATTGTTCATCATAAAGAACAGATTGGGTGTTCAAACCCAAATTGCCCTCTTAAAGCGGCAATTGTGATTCCTTTGTTTGTTCATAAAAAAATTGTCGGCACACTAAAAATGTATTTTACTGATGCTAGTCAACTTACTCATGTTGAAGAACAACTTGCTAAAGGTTTGGGGACTATTTTTTCCACACAAATCGAGTTAGGTGAAGCAGAAGTCCAATCCAAATTATTAAAAGAAGCAGAAATTAAATCCTTACAAGCACAAGTAAATCCACATTTTTTCTTTAATGCGATTAATACTATCTCTGCTTTAATGAGAAAAGATAGTGATAAGGCTAGAACGCTCTTGCTTCAGTTAAGCACTTATTTTAGAGGGAATTTGCAAGGAGCAAGACAAACACTCATCCCTTTGAAACAGGAATTAGCACAAGTAGATGCCTACCTATCACTAGAGCAAGCACGATTTCCAAATCGCTACACGGTTACTTTTGATGTTGATGATACCTTGATACACTACTTGGTTCCTCCATATGCCGTCCAAATTTTAGTGGAGAACACCATTAAACATGCCTTTGGATCAAGAAAAGAAAATAATCACGCTCACGTTTCAATCTACAAAAAACAAGAAAAATTGATTATCAGTGTGAAAGATAACGGATTAGGTATCCCTGATGAAAGATTAACCCACCTAGGAAAAGAATCCGTTATTTCAGAAAAAGGAACTGGTACAGCACTAGACAACCTTTCAAAACGGATGACTAATTTGTTTGGTGAACAGGCTGAGTTTAATGTACAGAATAATTTAGATAGTGGTGTAATATTTACTTTAACTATGCCACTAATTGAAACAAATAATTCAACCACTTTAAGTTAA
- the lepB gene encoding signal peptidase I gives MTKSTWIKDLIWYVFLIIALVLLRVFVFTPVTVSGESMMPTLVDGERNIALKMGDTKRFDIVSLVAPDDPSKNYVKRVIGMPGDTIEYKDDVLYINGKKVDEPYLDEKKAELKQTAPDENLTYDFTLKSLTGKDTVPENTYFVMGDNRQNSKDSRFPEVGFIPKENIIGKSKIAFWPPSKWGMVK, from the coding sequence ATGACTAAATCAACATGGATTAAGGATTTAATCTGGTATGTTTTCTTAATTATCGCACTTGTATTACTACGTGTCTTTGTATTTACTCCCGTAACAGTTAGTGGAGAATCAATGATGCCAACGTTAGTCGATGGCGAAAGGAATATTGCTTTAAAAATGGGTGACACAAAACGATTTGACATTGTCTCTTTAGTAGCACCAGACGACCCATCAAAAAATTACGTCAAACGTGTTATCGGAATGCCTGGTGATACTATTGAGTACAAAGATGATGTATTATATATCAATGGAAAAAAAGTAGATGAACCTTATCTAGATGAGAAAAAAGCTGAATTGAAGCAAACAGCCCCTGATGAAAATTTAACCTATGATTTTACATTAAAATCATTAACTGGAAAAGATACTGTTCCAGAAAATACTTACTTTGTTATGGGAGATAACCGACAAAATTCAAAAGATAGTCGTTTCCCTGAGGTTGGATTCATTCCAAAAGAAAATATTATCGGTAAATCAAAAATTGCCTTTTGGCCACCTAGTAAATGGGGTATGGTTAAATAA
- a CDS encoding TipAS antibiotic-recognition domain-containing protein translates to MTASSIYSHNYHRQMLDMYLADDRFTQYYTKHISKNSLIFLKEIVYYYTLIK, encoded by the coding sequence ATCACTGCTAGCTCTATCTACTCTCATAACTATCATAGACAAATGCTTGATATGTATCTAGCAGATGACCGTTTCACTCAATATTATACTAAACATATTTCAAAGAATAGCTTAATATTCTTAAAAGAAATTGTTTATTACTACACATTAATTAAATGA
- a CDS encoding AI-2E family transporter, whose product MVDLWRRMKANDSVRRTLVLLIICSGLYLIRNILSLILLTFILTYLIIRGVDGIHHVTKLPKKLVAIAMYLLMIIFLYFSITVYVPKLFNQTIQMIEEVFNFYQKADTNNKLYEWIAQNVGFNEIKQQLTTGAKVVFTTITNIGSMGITFVMSLILSFFFIIEKDWVTEFGQAFFKSKIGLFSQDVAYLGKKFVNTFGVVIEAQFIIAIVNTILTIIGLIFMKFPQDQLLSLALMIFILSLIPVAGVIISCIPLSLIAYTVGGVQDVIYILIMIMIIHAVESYLLNPKLMSSKTDLPIFYVFVILMFSEKFFGVWGLVIGVPAFVFLLDLLDVKVEHKKPPVLPQINSSK is encoded by the coding sequence ATGGTCGACTTATGGCGACGTATGAAAGCGAATGACAGTGTTCGACGAACGCTGGTTTTGCTAATTATTTGTTCGGGATTATATTTGATACGTAATATCCTTAGTTTAATTTTATTAACCTTTATCTTAACGTATTTAATCATTCGGGGAGTAGATGGTATTCATCATGTAACAAAACTTCCTAAAAAATTAGTTGCTATTGCGATGTATTTGTTAATGATCATTTTTTTATACTTTTCAATAACAGTATATGTTCCAAAACTGTTCAATCAAACGATACAGATGATAGAAGAAGTCTTTAATTTTTATCAAAAAGCAGATACCAATAATAAATTATATGAATGGATTGCTCAAAATGTCGGGTTTAATGAAATCAAACAACAATTAACAACAGGAGCTAAAGTTGTATTTACTACAATTACGAATATTGGTTCTATGGGAATTACGTTTGTGATGTCATTGATTTTAAGTTTCTTCTTTATTATAGAAAAAGATTGGGTAACTGAGTTTGGTCAAGCCTTTTTTAAAAGTAAGATAGGATTATTTAGTCAAGATGTTGCTTATTTAGGGAAAAAATTTGTTAATACTTTTGGGGTAGTGATAGAGGCACAGTTTATTATCGCGATAGTAAATACTATATTGACTATTATCGGCTTAATTTTTATGAAATTCCCACAAGATCAATTATTAAGCTTAGCATTAATGATATTCATATTAAGTTTGATACCGGTAGCTGGGGTCATTATTTCTTGTATTCCGTTATCGTTAATTGCCTATACAGTGGGTGGTGTTCAAGATGTTATTTACATTTTGATTATGATTATGATTATTCACGCGGTTGAATCTTACTTATTAAATCCTAAATTAATGAGTAGTAAAACAGATTTACCTATTTTTTATGTGTTTGTAATTTTAATGTTTTCAGAGAAATTTTTTGGTGTATGGGGATTAGTTATAGGAGTACCAGCCTTTGTTTTTTTACTTGATTTATTAGATGTTAAAGTAGAGCATAAAAAACCACCAGTTCTTCCACAAATAAATTCATCTAAATAA
- a CDS encoding DUF308 domain-containing protein, with amino-acid sequence MSSLFRSIQRHAFSRGILYLLIGILIFLKPKQLFDVGVYLIVGYNVLLGVINLVGYLKNKQNGQVSMSIFYFIAALIIWLFAQPIVSILPIFLGILIIIGGATRISRALNLRQYVNISYVPMLVYGIALLIAGIFILFNPFGSLIVLFQFFGIVLTLSGISELVTAIKLRNYKNPDIF; translated from the coding sequence ATGTCTTCTCTATTTCGTTCAATCCAACGTCATGCATTCTCTCGTGGGATTCTTTATTTACTGATAGGTATCTTAATCTTTTTAAAACCAAAACAACTATTTGATGTGGGTGTCTATCTAATCGTTGGTTATAATGTGTTACTTGGGGTAATTAATTTAGTTGGCTATTTGAAGAACAAGCAAAACGGTCAAGTTTCTATGAGTATATTTTATTTTATAGCCGCGCTTATTATCTGGCTATTCGCCCAACCAATAGTTAGTATCCTTCCTATCTTTTTAGGTATTTTAATTATTATTGGTGGTGCTACACGTATTTCTCGTGCATTAAACTTAAGACAATATGTTAACATCAGTTACGTTCCTATGTTAGTCTATGGTATTGCTCTTCTTATAGCAGGTATATTTATTTTATTTAATCCATTTGGTAGTTTAATTGTATTATTCCAATTTTTTGGTATTGTATTAACATTATCAGGTATCTCAGAATTAGTTACTGCAATTAAATTACGGAATTATAAAAATCCTGATATCTTTTAA
- the pgsA gene encoding CDP-diacylglycerol--glycerol-3-phosphate 3-phosphatidyltransferase, with amino-acid sequence MNLPNKLTVIRICMIPLFIIVALVPNWGMIDVLGSPLLISQLVAAIIFAVASITDWLDGKIARKHNLVTNFGKFADPLADKMLVMTAFIILVGQGLAPSWVVAIIVCRELAVTGLRLLLVEDGEVMAAAWPGKVKTATQMVAIILLLLGNVPFSAINLPLDQIFLYICLAATIYSGIDYFVKNKHVFKDSM; translated from the coding sequence ATGAATTTACCAAATAAGTTGACAGTGATTAGAATATGTATGATTCCCTTATTTATTATTGTCGCTTTAGTCCCTAACTGGGGAATGATTGATGTATTAGGTAGTCCACTGTTGATTTCTCAATTAGTTGCTGCTATTATTTTTGCCGTAGCAAGTATTACAGATTGGTTAGATGGTAAAATTGCCAGAAAACATAATCTGGTAACCAATTTTGGGAAATTTGCTGATCCACTAGCGGATAAAATGTTAGTTATGACAGCTTTTATCATATTGGTTGGGCAAGGTCTTGCTCCATCTTGGGTTGTCGCTATTATTGTCTGTCGTGAATTAGCTGTTACAGGTTTACGCTTATTATTAGTGGAGGATGGCGAGGTTATGGCTGCCGCATGGCCAGGCAAAGTAAAAACTGCTACTCAAATGGTTGCTATTATTTTATTACTATTGGGTAATGTTCCATTTAGTGCAATTAATTTGCCACTTGATCAGATTTTCTTATATATCTGCCTAGCTGCTACTATTTACTCTGGTATTGATTATTTCGTAAAAAATAAACACGTTTTTAAAGATTCTATGTAA
- a CDS encoding helix-turn-helix domain-containing protein: MDTIGEQLKQARLEKGLTMEDLQKITKIQRRYLSAIEVNDFDAMPSDYYTKTFIRQYAEAVGLNARPLIRRFEGKPDETQEELPQTKPIRGSRKEKHRKKKKRQPTFKDYLPVTLLSLVVIAIIGTIIYAMRLDIASGPLVPKPEKAVVIGSDSKENKEESTSQSSPTDMTEKTKDSSKKKKNDSKFNITSDSIDLVTYSGSNVSKPIKLDFTALEGPVWIGLQQSGTSAIYYQYTLQAGEEISSIVPEDATGIDIIVGASNNLSIKVNDQELAFNKSNPTTGKKIITINFDTTTKENE; the protein is encoded by the coding sequence GTGGATACAATCGGTGAACAATTAAAACAGGCCCGTTTAGAAAAAGGGCTAACAATGGAAGATTTACAAAAAATCACCAAAATTCAGCGTCGCTACTTATCTGCTATTGAAGTAAATGACTTTGACGCAATGCCTAGTGATTACTATACGAAAACATTTATTAGACAATATGCTGAAGCTGTTGGTCTAAATGCCCGTCCCCTAATTCGCCGATTTGAAGGAAAGCCCGATGAGACACAAGAGGAACTACCTCAAACTAAGCCAATCAGGGGGTCTCGTAAAGAAAAACATCGTAAGAAAAAGAAAAGACAACCAACCTTTAAAGATTACTTACCAGTAACTCTTCTTTCTCTAGTTGTTATTGCAATTATTGGAACCATTATCTATGCCATGCGTTTAGATATTGCTAGTGGACCTTTAGTACCAAAACCTGAAAAGGCAGTAGTCATTGGAAGTGATTCAAAAGAGAATAAGGAAGAAAGTACCTCCCAGTCTAGTCCTACTGACATGACTGAAAAAACAAAAGATTCTTCTAAAAAGAAAAAAAATGATAGTAAATTTAATATTACCTCTGATTCCATTGATTTAGTAACTTACTCTGGTAGTAATGTTTCAAAACCTATTAAACTTGATTTCACTGCCTTAGAAGGCCCTGTTTGGATTGGTCTACAACAAAGCGGAACAAGTGCTATTTATTATCAATACACATTACAAGCAGGTGAAGAGATTAGCTCCATTGTTCCAGAAGATGCAACGGGGATTGATATTATTGTTGGAGCATCTAATAATCTATCTATTAAAGTTAACGATCAAGAATTAGCTTTCAATAAATCTAATCCAACAACTGGGAAAAAAATTATCACGATTAATTTTGATACTACTACTAAAGAAAATGAATAA